From Streptomyces qinzhouensis, one genomic window encodes:
- a CDS encoding HhH-GPD-type base excision DNA repair protein, translating into MSSRSDTPAPELHLAQQPEADALLSRSPLATLVGMLLDQQVPMEWAFSGPYTIAVRMGRDDLDAAEIAAYDPEAFAGLLKEKPAVHRYPGSMAQRIQTLCRYLVDEYGGDVTAVWQGVADGAELLARLKALPGFGEQKAKIFLALLGKQLGVRPRGWREAAGHYGEAGSYRSAADITGPESLGKVRAHKQEMKRAAKAAKAP; encoded by the coding sequence ATGAGTTCCAGGAGCGACACCCCCGCCCCCGAGCTGCACCTCGCCCAGCAGCCCGAGGCCGACGCGCTGCTCAGCCGCAGCCCGCTCGCCACCCTCGTCGGCATGCTGCTCGACCAGCAGGTCCCGATGGAGTGGGCCTTCTCCGGCCCATACACCATCGCCGTCCGCATGGGCCGGGACGATCTCGACGCCGCCGAGATCGCCGCGTACGACCCCGAGGCCTTCGCCGGGCTGCTGAAGGAGAAACCGGCCGTCCACCGCTATCCGGGGAGCATGGCCCAGCGGATCCAGACGCTCTGCAGGTATCTCGTCGACGAGTACGGCGGCGATGTCACCGCCGTCTGGCAGGGCGTCGCGGACGGGGCCGAGCTGCTGGCCCGGCTCAAGGCGCTGCCCGGTTTCGGGGAGCAGAAGGCGAAGATCTTCCTCGCCCTGCTGGGTAAACAGCTCGGTGTCCGTCCCCGGGGCTGGCGGGAAGCGGCGGGGCACTACGGCGAGGCGGGCTCCTACCGTTCGGCGGCCGATATCACCGGCCCGGAGTCACTGGGCAAAGTGCGGGCCCACAAACAGGAGATGAAGCGAGCGGCGAAGGCCGCGAAAGCGCCGTAG
- a CDS encoding glycosyl hydrolase family 18 protein translates to MFTNRVSPHPHPHRTRRPHRTLRHRIAAFLAALVLPLAGLTGLSASPAQAAGTLTATFTTENNGSWWRGIYTIRNSGTTAVNGWTLQFDLPAGVTVTGHYHGDATVSGNRVTVKNAHYNATIPAGGTTNPWSYWFIGNGPVGTPTGCTVNGDKCDGTPDVPPTAPGAPTVTTVTARTMTLGWPASAQGDYPVASYDVFVSGALKANTTTTSATVDGLMPNTEYVVTVRGKDTRGNNGPFGPPLTVRTYNPANDPVPPTAPGNLRTTAKTASTVSLAWNASTDNVSVAAYDIYRGQILVKTVTTTSATVTGLSPATAYTFTVKARDLAENSSPASNSLPVTTDDVAGPGNYYKVGYFIQWGLYGRQYFVKNLDTSGAAAKLDVVNYAFENIDPVNLTCQAGVTKGISGNPQDPDEGTGAGDADADYGRPFSAAQSVDGVADDGWGKLRGNFNQIKKLKAKHPHLKFVVSLGGWTFSKFFSDAAATPASREKFVRSCVDIWIKGNLPVYNGAGGPGTGAGVFDGIDIDWEWPGAEGHAGNRWGPQDKNNLTALLAEFRRQLDALGGEHKLLTAFTPADPAKIAAGWDLTKIFDYLDYANVQGYDFHGAGSDNSWEPNRTGHQANLHRDAQDPYPFDFSIEKAVQTYLDAGVHPRKLTVGFPFYGRGWKDVAAGAPGVNGEWQTANGAAPGQFPEEAGIRGYQNMITSYPNMTVYHDTQSISTYGYTGPGGTWWSFDDAWSIGKKAEWIKSKGLLGGMIWEMSGDTPTGTLMNALHAGLP, encoded by the coding sequence ATGTTCACGAACCGCGTATCCCCCCACCCACACCCCCACAGAACCAGGCGCCCCCACCGCACCCTTCGCCACCGCATCGCGGCGTTCCTCGCCGCGCTCGTCCTCCCCCTCGCCGGGCTCACCGGCCTCTCCGCCTCCCCCGCGCAGGCCGCCGGGACCCTGACCGCCACCTTCACCACCGAGAACAACGGCTCCTGGTGGCGCGGCATCTACACCATCCGCAACAGCGGCACCACGGCCGTCAACGGCTGGACGCTCCAGTTCGACCTCCCCGCCGGGGTCACCGTCACCGGCCACTACCACGGCGACGCCACCGTCAGCGGCAACCGCGTCACCGTGAAGAACGCCCACTACAACGCCACGATCCCGGCCGGCGGCACCACCAACCCCTGGAGCTACTGGTTCATCGGCAACGGGCCCGTCGGCACGCCCACCGGCTGCACGGTCAACGGCGACAAGTGCGACGGCACACCCGATGTACCGCCGACCGCTCCCGGCGCGCCGACCGTCACCACGGTCACCGCCCGGACCATGACGCTCGGCTGGCCCGCGTCCGCCCAGGGCGACTATCCGGTCGCCTCCTACGACGTCTTCGTCAGCGGCGCCCTCAAGGCGAACACCACCACCACCAGCGCCACCGTCGACGGGCTGATGCCGAACACGGAGTACGTCGTCACCGTGCGGGGGAAGGACACCCGCGGCAACAACGGTCCGTTCGGCCCACCGCTCACCGTCCGCACCTACAACCCGGCGAACGATCCCGTGCCACCCACCGCGCCGGGCAATCTGCGCACCACCGCGAAGACCGCCTCCACGGTGAGCCTGGCGTGGAACGCATCAACCGACAACGTCTCCGTCGCCGCCTACGACATCTACCGCGGCCAGATCCTGGTCAAGACGGTCACCACCACCTCGGCCACCGTCACCGGGCTGTCGCCCGCCACCGCGTACACCTTCACCGTGAAGGCGCGCGATCTCGCCGAGAACTCCTCCCCCGCCTCCAACTCCCTCCCCGTCACCACCGACGACGTCGCCGGTCCCGGCAACTACTACAAGGTCGGCTACTTCATCCAGTGGGGCCTCTACGGACGCCAGTACTTCGTCAAGAACCTGGACACCTCCGGCGCCGCGGCCAAGCTCGACGTCGTCAACTACGCCTTCGAGAACATCGACCCGGTCAATCTGACCTGCCAGGCCGGGGTCACCAAGGGCATCTCCGGCAATCCACAGGACCCGGACGAGGGCACCGGCGCCGGTGACGCCGACGCCGACTACGGACGGCCCTTCTCCGCCGCCCAGTCCGTGGACGGCGTCGCCGACGACGGCTGGGGCAAGCTCCGCGGCAACTTCAACCAGATCAAGAAGCTGAAGGCCAAGCATCCGCACCTCAAGTTCGTCGTCTCGCTCGGCGGCTGGACCTTCTCCAAGTTCTTCTCCGACGCCGCGGCCACCCCCGCGTCCCGCGAGAAGTTCGTCCGCTCCTGCGTGGACATCTGGATCAAGGGCAATCTGCCGGTCTACAACGGCGCGGGCGGTCCCGGCACCGGCGCCGGGGTCTTCGACGGCATCGACATCGACTGGGAGTGGCCCGGCGCCGAAGGACACGCCGGCAACCGCTGGGGTCCGCAGGACAAGAACAATCTGACGGCCCTGCTCGCCGAGTTCCGCAGGCAGCTCGACGCCCTCGGCGGCGAGCACAAGCTGCTGACCGCCTTCACTCCGGCCGACCCGGCGAAGATCGCGGCCGGCTGGGACCTGACGAAGATCTTCGACTACCTCGACTACGCGAACGTCCAGGGGTACGACTTCCACGGCGCCGGCAGCGACAACTCGTGGGAGCCCAACCGCACCGGGCACCAGGCGAACCTCCACCGGGACGCCCAGGACCCGTACCCCTTCGACTTCAGCATCGAGAAGGCCGTCCAGACCTATCTCGACGCGGGGGTCCATCCACGGAAGCTGACCGTCGGCTTCCCCTTCTACGGCCGCGGCTGGAAGGACGTGGCGGCCGGCGCGCCCGGCGTCAACGGCGAATGGCAGACCGCGAACGGCGCGGCACCGGGACAGTTCCCGGAGGAAGCGGGCATCCGCGGCTACCAGAACATGATCACCAGCTATCCGAATATGACCGTGTACCACGACACCCAGTCGATCTCGACCTACGGCTACACCGGTCCCGGCGGCACCTGGTGGAGCTTCGACGACGCCTGGTCCATCGGGAAGAAGGCCGAGTGGATCAAGTCCAAGGGGCTGCTCGGCGGGATGATCTGGGAGATGTCCGGTGACACTCCGACCGGCACTCTGATGAACGCGCTCCACGCCGGGCTGCCGTAA
- a CDS encoding GmrSD restriction endonuclease domain-containing protein, whose product MTPHRKNHPRNAAAAALVLALVPLTAAGPAGAAPTAPASSYEMYQLEDAISLLVEADEDRTGYTPAAFPHWNAGQDPGDLCDTGREVLLTEAVEAPDTSANCTLSGGRWHSYYDNQSTSSLRDLTVLHAVPLVEAWGSGARNWTAERREAYANDQGANGSLNVVLTRTARERGDQNINQWHPPADSALCRYAKDWVATKLRWGLTVDKNENEALKFLADNDPCESFWVIYRPAPA is encoded by the coding sequence ATGACCCCTCACCGGAAGAACCACCCACGCAACGCGGCGGCCGCCGCGCTGGTGCTCGCGCTGGTCCCGCTCACCGCCGCCGGCCCGGCCGGCGCCGCCCCCACGGCCCCCGCGTCCTCCTATGAGATGTACCAGCTGGAGGACGCCATCTCCCTCCTCGTCGAAGCCGACGAGGACCGGACCGGCTACACGCCCGCCGCCTTCCCGCACTGGAACGCGGGCCAGGACCCCGGGGACCTCTGCGACACCGGGCGCGAAGTGCTGCTCACCGAGGCCGTCGAGGCGCCCGACACCTCCGCGAACTGCACCCTGAGCGGCGGCCGCTGGCACTCGTACTACGACAACCAGTCCACGTCCTCGCTGCGGGATCTCACGGTCCTCCACGCCGTACCGCTCGTCGAGGCCTGGGGCTCGGGCGCCCGGAACTGGACGGCCGAGCGCCGGGAGGCGTACGCCAACGACCAGGGTGCGAACGGCAGTCTGAACGTGGTGCTGACCAGGACCGCCCGTGAGCGCGGCGACCAGAACATCAACCAATGGCATCCACCGGCCGACAGCGCCCTGTGCCGCTACGCCAAGGACTGGGTGGCGACCAAGCTCCGCTGGGGTCTGACCGTCGACAAGAACGAGAACGAGGCGCTGAAGTTCCTGGCCGACAACGACCCCTGCGAGTCCTTCTGGGTCATTTATCGCCCGGCGCCCGCCTGA